A window of the Hippoglossus stenolepis isolate QCI-W04-F060 chromosome 8, HSTE1.2, whole genome shotgun sequence genome harbors these coding sequences:
- the si:ch211-261d7.6 gene encoding zinc finger protein 271 isoform X2 produces the protein MDGAAAATTTEEEAGNNPPDGHRASENDVHPPTEDPANDRLGVFCCQDCEETFREEPAYLEHRQQHLQENVYLDDQLDGLSNGEKDKGAANFCTSCSLSFVEPSEFDLHMEKNHGQTSQKESGVQTKSGTTKQPAYECPDCGKCYMLLGHFLNHQRSHLQASKSVFRELEDLKKKSFKCETCGRSYSRASALDAHRRCHEEKLFKSRNRKSGDSLPTEELKVEAKPPKNKANDAPEKTFQCPCGKAFPALSRMKAHQRFSGKSQCSTDEFKPKPKKNCGEFHCSECEKTFTGHIALFNHQRWHDNRSKDSAKRFLCEQCGKDFMTLAFYYRHQRMAHSDQAPAKSFLHQVCQLQKKAFECKECGLKFSRASALQSHLLHHTEVFRQTEKGIRIHTSPLSQHKELESEGKDTENMEVNVESERLLPTSIAAEDSQRNESDEDMESYEPGDFNVQVISASESEDESVKDHNPDLELLCESDQESRDDGDTEPSSSGLVSKPEMDLKIVQVDFEQADEQCALVASMAENEPTKKRFNCPDCYRWFTSASSLRVHRMWHGIHKRRQTQDNKCSIDCEECGLKFTDSEVFKTHLHQHSLEEEEQEQVEEVDVEEALKPDNSNPAAELLPGREDEGENRDEDDEDEEMDGADNGCDTSSSSTKNSDLAETAEDASSINKGRHEYCCNFCGKLYTYLVSYKKHLQQHEQKPTSSKPTVLTLSKYECPHCDMSFHRRTRLRSHLTVHALRKSSKKTPSRCDQCNKVFLCPKLLLRHMDLHKKKPFWCLSCAIGFRDELSLDKHLQNHSLRQHKCDVCQKRFQMSSELMNHSKTHTGAKPHMCSLCGKGFSYKPNLIRHQKEHFWIFFGSGESSQLIKNSEMKRPAPSSGTGELLEKEKIAQQSETRKPCEVADEANSEESDCGEPLHYLSGMADPLDWLKTERVQPQEGQETNVHREHKYWEWECVECDMGFDDVAKLHLHYVKHATGELPFPQFDVEG, from the exons ATGgacggtgctgctgctgcgacgaccacagaggaggaagctggaaaCAACCCGCCCGATGGACACCGAGCGTCGGAAAACGATGTCCATCCCCCGACTGAGGACCCAGCAAATGACA GGCTTGGGGTTTTCTGCTGTCAGGATTGTGAAGAAACCTTCAGAGAGGAGCCTGCCTACTTGGAGCATCGCCAGCAGCACCTACAAGAAAACGTGTATTTAGATGACCAGTTGGATGGATTAAGCAATGGCGAAAAAGACAAAGGAGCAGCTAATTTTTGTACTTCATGTTCACTGTCATTTGTTGAACCGAGTGAATTCGACTTGCACATGGAGAAGAACCACGGACAAACCTCCCAAAAGGAGTCTGGTGTTCAGACAAAATCTGGCACAACGAAGCAACCTGCCTATGAATGTCCAGACTGTGGGAAATGTTATATGTTGCTTGGACACTTTCTCAACCATCAGCGTTCACACTTACAAGCCTCCAAATCAGTTTTTCGTGAGCTTGAAGATTTGAAAAAGAAGTCATTTAAGTGTGAGACTTGTGGTCGGAGTTATTCCCGTGCTTCAGCTCTCGATGCACATCGTCGTTGTCATGAGGAAAAGTTATTCAAGTCACGAAACAGGAAGTCAGGAGATTCATTACCCACTGAGGAGTTGAAAGTTGAAGCCAAGCCTCCTAAAAATAAGGCAAACGATGCCCCTGAAAAAACTTTTCAGTGTCCTTGTGGTAAAGCCTTTCCGGCTCTGTCGCGCATGAAAGCTCATCAGCGCTTTAGCGGCAAAAGTCAATGCTCCACAGATGAATTCAAGCCGAAACCAAAGAAGAACTGTGGTGAGTTTCATTGCAGTGAGTGTGAAAAGACTTTCACTGGCCACATCGCCCTCTTCAACCATCAGCGATGGCATGACAATCGATCAAAAGACTCTGCAAAAAGGTTTTTATGTGAGCAATGTGGAAAAGACTTTATGACACTGGCATTCTACTATAGGCATCAGCGTATGGCGCACAGTGACCAGGCCCCAGCAAAGTCATTCCTCCATCAAGTTTGTCAGCTACAGAAGAAGGCATTTGAATGTAAGGAATGTGGGCTAAAGTTTTCCAGGGCTTCAGCACTTCAGTCTCATCTGCTCCACCACACAGAGGTTTTTAGACAAACAGAGAAGGGGATAAGGATACACACTTCTCCCCTATCTCAACATAAAGAATTGGAAAGTGAAGGAAAAGACACTGAGAACATGGAAGTAAATGTGGAATCAGAGAGGCTGCTTCCCACCAGCATTGCTGCAGAAGACTCTCAAAGAAATGAGAGTGATGAAGACATGGAGAGTTATGAGCCTGGGGACTTTAATGTTCAGGTGATCAGTGCAAGTGAATCTGAGGACGAGTCTGTCAAAGACCACAATCCTGatctggagctgctgtgtgagtCGGATCAGGAATCAAGAGACGACGGTGACACAGAACCTTCCTCCAGTGGTCTCGTTTCCAAACCGGAGATGGACTTGAAAATTGTACAAGTCGACTTCGAGCAGGCAGACGAGCAGTGTGCACTGGTAGCGAGCATGGCCGAGAATGAACCCACAAAGAAAAGATTTAATTGTCCAGACTGTTACCGTTGGTTTACTAGTGCTTCATCACTGCGCGTTCACAGAATGTGGCATGGCATTCATAAAAGACGCCAAACTCAAG acAACAAGTGCAGCATTGACTGTGAGGAATGTGGATTGAAGTTTACGGACTCTGAAGTGTTCAAGACTCACCTGCACCAGCAttccctggaggaggaggagcaggagcaggtggaggaggttgaTGTGGAAGAAGCTCTGAAACCAGACAACAGCAACCCTGCAGCAGAACTGCTTCCTGGGAGAGAAGACGAAGGTGAAAACAGAGATGAagacgatgaagatgaagagatggatggTGCTGACAATGGGTGCGACACAAGCAGCTCATCAACAAAAAATTCGGATTTAGCGGAAACTGCTGAAGACGCCTCGTCGATTAACAAAGGTCGACACGAGTACTGTTGTAATTTCTGTGGGAAGCTTTACACGTACTTGGTTTCATACAAAAAACACCTCCAGCAGCATGAACAGAAGCCTACTTCGTCAAAACCGACTGTCCTGACTTTGAGTAAATACGAGTGCCCACACTGCGATATGTCGTTCCACAGGAGGACACGGCTACGCAGTCATCTGACAGTTCACGCATTACGCAAATCTTCCAAAAAAACACCTTCCAGATGTGACCAGTGTAACAAGGTCTTCCTTTGTCCAAAATTATTGCTGCGTCACATGGATCTCCACAAAAAGAAACCATTTTGGTGTTTGAGTTGTGCCATCGGCTTCAGAGACGAATTGTCACTAGATAAACACCTGCAGAATCACAGTCTGAGGCAACACAAGTGTGACGTTTGCCAGAAGAGGTTCCAAATGTCCTCTGAGCTCATGAATCACTCCAAAACCCACACTGGAGCAAAGCCGCACATGTGCTCATTGTGTGGGAAGGGTTTTTCCTACAAGCCAAACCTAATTAGACATCAAAAGGAGCACTTTTGGATTTTCTTCGGGTCAGGTGAAAGTTCTCAGCTTATCAAGAATTCTGAAATGAAGAGACCCGCTCCCAGCAGTGGCACAGGGGAGCTGCTCGAGAAGGAAAAAATTGCGCAGCAAAGTGAAACTCGGAAGCCATGCGAGGTTGCTGATGAGGCAAACTCTGAAGAGTCAGACTGCGGAGAGCCTTTACATTACTTATCTGGCATGGCTGATCCACTCGATTGGTTGAAAACAGAAAGAGTGCAACCACAGGAGGGACAAGAGACAAATGTGCACAGAGAGCATAAATACTGGGAATGGGAGTGTGTTGAATGTGACATGGGCTTTGATGATGTGGCAAAGCTGCATTTGCATTATGTAAAACATGCTACAGGGGAGCTGCCGTTTCCACAGTTTGATGTTGAGGGATGA
- the si:ch211-261d7.6 gene encoding zinc finger protein 91 isoform X1, with protein sequence MDGAAAATTTEEEAGNNPPDGHRASENDVHPPTEDPANDRLGVFCCQDCEETFREEPAYLEHRQQHLQENVYLDDQLDGLSNGEKDKGAANFCTSCSLSFVEPSEFDLHMEKNHGQTSQKESGVQTKSGTTKQPAYECPDCGKCYMLLGHFLNHQRSHLQASKSVFRELEDLKKKSFKCETCGRSYSRASALDAHRRCHEEKLFKSRNRKSGDSLPTEELKVEAKPPKNKANDAPEKTFQCPCGKAFPALSRMKAHQRFSGKSQCSTDEFKPKPKKNCGEFHCSECEKTFTGHIALFNHQRWHDNRSKDSAKRFLCEQCGKDFMTLAFYYRHQRMAHSDQAPAKSFLHQVCQLQKKAFECKECGLKFSRASALQSHLLHHTEVFRQTEKGIRIHTSPLSQHKELESEGKDTENMEVNVESERLLPTSIAAEDSQRNESDEDMESYEPGDFNVQVISASESEDESVKDHNPDLELLCESDQESRDDGDTEPSSSGLVSKPEMDLKIVQVDFEQADEQCALVASMAENEPTKKRFNCPDCYRWFTSASSLRVHRMWHGIHKRRQTQGQSAAVCTSDTCGHDGSSYAAHCSHTQQHKIQNTSNNDFDQGEGLEKTNLTCNECGKCFSHLSALVSHQLHHPKRKQFQCPQCMMTYLHAASLFNHMKNCSAQKKENTKKEYNPKKTLLGPKIYHCEQCEKGFWSLGAYSHHKQNQTVCAELRQRKGDGGSSRSFNGRPRSSVKVACPVCGRKFRHKGIMALHMRKHENGNHKCELCNRSFRLFSSLLRHQVVHNDQLLPPPSKSFQHQVEQLKKNTYSCPDCGKLFSRAKALQFHMKSHGYETGHSQPSPRSNVKLEDLQCPTCLAHFNNKASLRAHKKLCIKRDSGAIDCKIEPLENVYTHKDSVEVSTQKISDHATFISEVKKEMESGERKIEDPFGKTDLKYKCNKCDRSFSVVGALNLHKRIHADGYRRVAKAKLAIHTKPQQEEASKGLFHCSECGRRFMSNSALGAHKRWHKGKIFSLSLLKEDDLKSVRLKAEDGPFQCNTCGKQFFNRFVLQRHQMFNPQCQTKFQAQPDSSKNAESSSSLEKFSCPECNETFVQGSLLAAHYENEHSKLLEAADPEGDGLVLVDCVPAQIDVSCNGSEFTPSTTKGKTYQCSICSMTFAKARGLHAHKWQAHLKRTKGKHTFPLSTKMDSIATSSEEDSSSVDNSKVVSSHLPAKKSSPVGTEKKIIISASSPVKSVTCLDCGKECRSAHHKKECMDVKHEFKSEVQTPESPADVSSPPGPLFEQSVKCLFKCDKCGKAFQTMEQLRTHKTKAKSRPFCCALCCHAFWTENQLQQHLTWHDEVRCRLPNEVRYRLSAAMTPKPLKANKSLPSSTLNQPTLNPDSQSQSSHKCQHCGKAFLSPAALQKHETQHCNSDSYHCSICPRTFSAIQDLIDHHQECIGDYIGQSEAPAAVSSGDTHGLTCLECGTTFSQETDLHQHYSEHTRGVY encoded by the exons ATGgacggtgctgctgctgcgacgaccacagaggaggaagctggaaaCAACCCGCCCGATGGACACCGAGCGTCGGAAAACGATGTCCATCCCCCGACTGAGGACCCAGCAAATGACA GGCTTGGGGTTTTCTGCTGTCAGGATTGTGAAGAAACCTTCAGAGAGGAGCCTGCCTACTTGGAGCATCGCCAGCAGCACCTACAAGAAAACGTGTATTTAGATGACCAGTTGGATGGATTAAGCAATGGCGAAAAAGACAAAGGAGCAGCTAATTTTTGTACTTCATGTTCACTGTCATTTGTTGAACCGAGTGAATTCGACTTGCACATGGAGAAGAACCACGGACAAACCTCCCAAAAGGAGTCTGGTGTTCAGACAAAATCTGGCACAACGAAGCAACCTGCCTATGAATGTCCAGACTGTGGGAAATGTTATATGTTGCTTGGACACTTTCTCAACCATCAGCGTTCACACTTACAAGCCTCCAAATCAGTTTTTCGTGAGCTTGAAGATTTGAAAAAGAAGTCATTTAAGTGTGAGACTTGTGGTCGGAGTTATTCCCGTGCTTCAGCTCTCGATGCACATCGTCGTTGTCATGAGGAAAAGTTATTCAAGTCACGAAACAGGAAGTCAGGAGATTCATTACCCACTGAGGAGTTGAAAGTTGAAGCCAAGCCTCCTAAAAATAAGGCAAACGATGCCCCTGAAAAAACTTTTCAGTGTCCTTGTGGTAAAGCCTTTCCGGCTCTGTCGCGCATGAAAGCTCATCAGCGCTTTAGCGGCAAAAGTCAATGCTCCACAGATGAATTCAAGCCGAAACCAAAGAAGAACTGTGGTGAGTTTCATTGCAGTGAGTGTGAAAAGACTTTCACTGGCCACATCGCCCTCTTCAACCATCAGCGATGGCATGACAATCGATCAAAAGACTCTGCAAAAAGGTTTTTATGTGAGCAATGTGGAAAAGACTTTATGACACTGGCATTCTACTATAGGCATCAGCGTATGGCGCACAGTGACCAGGCCCCAGCAAAGTCATTCCTCCATCAAGTTTGTCAGCTACAGAAGAAGGCATTTGAATGTAAGGAATGTGGGCTAAAGTTTTCCAGGGCTTCAGCACTTCAGTCTCATCTGCTCCACCACACAGAGGTTTTTAGACAAACAGAGAAGGGGATAAGGATACACACTTCTCCCCTATCTCAACATAAAGAATTGGAAAGTGAAGGAAAAGACACTGAGAACATGGAAGTAAATGTGGAATCAGAGAGGCTGCTTCCCACCAGCATTGCTGCAGAAGACTCTCAAAGAAATGAGAGTGATGAAGACATGGAGAGTTATGAGCCTGGGGACTTTAATGTTCAGGTGATCAGTGCAAGTGAATCTGAGGACGAGTCTGTCAAAGACCACAATCCTGatctggagctgctgtgtgagtCGGATCAGGAATCAAGAGACGACGGTGACACAGAACCTTCCTCCAGTGGTCTCGTTTCCAAACCGGAGATGGACTTGAAAATTGTACAAGTCGACTTCGAGCAGGCAGACGAGCAGTGTGCACTGGTAGCGAGCATGGCCGAGAATGAACCCACAAAGAAAAGATTTAATTGTCCAGACTGTTACCGTTGGTTTACTAGTGCTTCATCACTGCGCGTTCACAGAATGTGGCATGGCATTCATAAAAGACGCCAAACTCAAGGTCAGTCAGCGGCAGTTTGCACATCTGACACATGCGGCCATGACGGCAGCAGCTATGCAGCACACTGCagtcacacacaacaacacaagatacaaaacacaagcaacaatGACTTCGATCAGGGAGAAGGGTTAGAGAAGACAAACCTGACTTGCAATGAGTGTGGTAAATGCTTCTCACATTTGTCTGCTTTAGTCTCTCATCAGTTACATCAtcccaaaagaaaacaattccaATGTCCACAGTGTATGATGACTTACTTGCATGCAGCTAGCTTGTTTAACCATATGAAAAACTGCTCCGCTCAAAAGAAAGAGAATACAAAGAAAGAATACAATCCAAAGAAGACTCTTCTAGGCCCAAAGATTTATCATTGCGAGCAGTGTGAGAAGGGTTTTTGGTCTTTAGGAGCTTATTCACACCACAAGCAAAATCAGACAGTGTGTGCAGAATTGAGGCAAAGAAAAGGTGACGGGGGCTCTTCGCGCTCTTTTAATGGCCGCCCACGCTCTAGTGTTAAGGTTGCATGTCCAGTGTGTGGTAGGAAGTTTCGTCACAAGGGCATTATGGCGTTGCACATGCGAAAACATGAAAATGGAAATCATAAATGTGAACTCTGCAACAGGTCGTTCCGTCTTTTTTCCAGCCTCCTCAGACACCAGGTTGTGCATAATGACCAGTTACTCCCACCACCTAGTAAGTCTTTTCAGCATCAGGTGGAgcagttgaaaaaaaacacatacagctGTCCTGACTGTGGGAAGCTGTTTTCGAGAGCCAAAGCGCTTCAGTTTCATATGAAAAGCCACGGGTACGAGACTGGGCACTCCCAGCCGTCACCCAGATCTAACGTAAAGCTGGAAGATCTCCAGTGTCCAACATGCCTCGCgcatttcaacaacaaggccTCGTTACGAGCTCATAAAAAACTTTGCATTAAAAGGGACAGCGGAGCAATTGATTGTAAGATAGAGCCCTTAGAAAATGTTTATACTCACAAGGATAGTGTGGAGGTCAGCACACAGAAAATCTCTGATCATGCAACATTTATTTctgaagtaaagaaagaaatggaaagtgGAGAGCGAAAGATAGAAGATCCATTTGGAAAAACTGATCTGAAATACAAATGCAATAAATGTGACAGAAGCTTTTCTGTGGTCGGGGCTTTGAATCTTCATAAAAGAATTCATGCTGATGGTTACAGAAGGGTAGCAAAAGCAAAATTGGCCATACATACGAAACCTCAACAGGAAGAGGCCAGTAAAGGGCTGTTTCACTGCTCAGAATGTGGGAGGCGCTTCATGTCTAACTCTGCCCTCGGCGCCCACAAACGGTGGCACAAAGGAAAGATATTTTCACTGTCTTTGCTCAAAGAGGATGATTTGAAGTCTGTTAGGTTAAAGGCGGAGGATGGACCTTTTCAGTGCAACACGTGTGGCAAACAGTTTTTTAACCGCTTTGTTCTCCAGCGCCACCAAATGTTTAATCCTCAGTGTCAAACCAAATTTCAAGCACAGCCCGATTCAAGTAAAaatgcagagagcagcagctcactGGAAAAGTTCTCATGTCCTGAATGTAACGAGACATTTGTGCAAGGTTCGCTCCTGGCTGCCCACTATGAAAATGAGCACAGTAAACTCTTGGAGGCTGCAGATCCTGAAGGAGACGGACTTGTCTTAGTAGACTGCGTTCCAGCACAGATAGATGTCAGTTGCAATGGGAGTGAGTTCACGCCATCGACAACAAAGGGAAAAACTTACCAGTGTTCAATCTGTTCTATGACCTTTGCCAAAGCAAGAGGTCTGCACGCCCACAAATGGCAGGCCCACTTAAAGAGAACAAAAGGCAAACATACATTTCCTTTGAGTACAAAAATGGATTCCATTGCCACGAGCAGTGAAGAAGATTCATCATCTGTAGACAACAGTAAAGTGGTGAGCAGTCATCTTCCTGCAAAGAAAAGTAGCCCTGTTGGCACAGAAAAGAAGATCATCATATCTGCCTCTTCACCTGTGAAATCTGTCACATGTCTGGACTGTGGGAAAGAGTGTAGATCTGCACACCATAAGAAAGAATGCATGGACGTTAAGCATGAGTTTAAATCAGAAGTCCAGACTCCAGAATCCCCCGCTGACGTTTCCTCGCCACCCGGCCCTCTGTTCGAGCAATCAGTCAAATGCCTCTTCAAGTGCGATAAGTGTGGGAAAGCTTTTCAAACAATGGAACAGCTAAGAACCCATAAGACCAAGGCAAAGAGTCGGCCTTTTTGCTGCGCTCTGTGCTGCCATGCCTTTTGGACTGagaatcagctgcagcagcacctcACCTGGCACGATGAAGTCCGCTGCCGTCTCCCAAATGAGGTCCGCTACAGGCTCAGCGCTGCTATGACTCCCAAGCCTCTAAAAGCCAACAAGTCCCTCCCTTCTTCTACACTGAATCAACCTACGCTTAACCCAGACAGCCAGTCGCAAAGTAGCCATAAGTGCCAACACTGTGGGAAAGCCTTTCTTTCACCAGCTGCAttacaaaaacatgaaactcaGCACTGTAACAGTGACTCGTATCATTGCTCCATTTGCCCCAGGACCTTCAGTGCAATACAGGACCTTATTGATCATCACCAGGAATGTATTGGTGATTACATAGGGCAGAGTGAAGCCCCCGCTGCTGTCTCATCAGGAGATACCCATGGTCTTACTTGCCTGGAATGTGGAACTACTTTTAGTCAAGAAACTGATTTGCACCAGCACTATAGTGAACATACCCGTGGAGTGTATTAG
- the si:ch211-261d7.6 gene encoding zinc finger protein 501 isoform X3, with translation MDGAAAATTTEEEAGNNPPDGHRASENDVHPPTEDPANDNNKCSIDCEECGLKFTDSEVFKTHLHQHSLEEEEQEQVEEVDVEEALKPDNSNPAAELLPGREDEGENRDEDDEDEEMDGADNGCDTSSSSTKNSDLAETAEDASSINKGRHEYCCNFCGKLYTYLVSYKKHLQQHEQKPTSSKPTVLTLSKYECPHCDMSFHRRTRLRSHLTVHALRKSSKKTPSRCDQCNKVFLCPKLLLRHMDLHKKKPFWCLSCAIGFRDELSLDKHLQNHSLRQHKCDVCQKRFQMSSELMNHSKTHTGAKPHMCSLCGKGFSYKPNLIRHQKEHFWIFFGSGESSQLIKNSEMKRPAPSSGTGELLEKEKIAQQSETRKPCEVADEANSEESDCGEPLHYLSGMADPLDWLKTERVQPQEGQETNVHREHKYWEWECVECDMGFDDVAKLHLHYVKHATGELPFPQFDVEG, from the exons ATGgacggtgctgctgctgcgacgaccacagaggaggaagctggaaaCAACCCGCCCGATGGACACCGAGCGTCGGAAAACGATGTCCATCCCCCGACTGAGGACCCAGCAAATGACA acAACAAGTGCAGCATTGACTGTGAGGAATGTGGATTGAAGTTTACGGACTCTGAAGTGTTCAAGACTCACCTGCACCAGCAttccctggaggaggaggagcaggagcaggtggaggaggttgaTGTGGAAGAAGCTCTGAAACCAGACAACAGCAACCCTGCAGCAGAACTGCTTCCTGGGAGAGAAGACGAAGGTGAAAACAGAGATGAagacgatgaagatgaagagatggatggTGCTGACAATGGGTGCGACACAAGCAGCTCATCAACAAAAAATTCGGATTTAGCGGAAACTGCTGAAGACGCCTCGTCGATTAACAAAGGTCGACACGAGTACTGTTGTAATTTCTGTGGGAAGCTTTACACGTACTTGGTTTCATACAAAAAACACCTCCAGCAGCATGAACAGAAGCCTACTTCGTCAAAACCGACTGTCCTGACTTTGAGTAAATACGAGTGCCCACACTGCGATATGTCGTTCCACAGGAGGACACGGCTACGCAGTCATCTGACAGTTCACGCATTACGCAAATCTTCCAAAAAAACACCTTCCAGATGTGACCAGTGTAACAAGGTCTTCCTTTGTCCAAAATTATTGCTGCGTCACATGGATCTCCACAAAAAGAAACCATTTTGGTGTTTGAGTTGTGCCATCGGCTTCAGAGACGAATTGTCACTAGATAAACACCTGCAGAATCACAGTCTGAGGCAACACAAGTGTGACGTTTGCCAGAAGAGGTTCCAAATGTCCTCTGAGCTCATGAATCACTCCAAAACCCACACTGGAGCAAAGCCGCACATGTGCTCATTGTGTGGGAAGGGTTTTTCCTACAAGCCAAACCTAATTAGACATCAAAAGGAGCACTTTTGGATTTTCTTCGGGTCAGGTGAAAGTTCTCAGCTTATCAAGAATTCTGAAATGAAGAGACCCGCTCCCAGCAGTGGCACAGGGGAGCTGCTCGAGAAGGAAAAAATTGCGCAGCAAAGTGAAACTCGGAAGCCATGCGAGGTTGCTGATGAGGCAAACTCTGAAGAGTCAGACTGCGGAGAGCCTTTACATTACTTATCTGGCATGGCTGATCCACTCGATTGGTTGAAAACAGAAAGAGTGCAACCACAGGAGGGACAAGAGACAAATGTGCACAGAGAGCATAAATACTGGGAATGGGAGTGTGTTGAATGTGACATGGGCTTTGATGATGTGGCAAAGCTGCATTTGCATTATGTAAAACATGCTACAGGGGAGCTGCCGTTTCCACAGTTTGATGTTGAGGGATGA